One region of Primulina tabacum isolate GXHZ01 chromosome 1, ASM2559414v2, whole genome shotgun sequence genomic DNA includes:
- the LOC142506631 gene encoding uncharacterized protein LOC142506631: protein MPSSHYEKFGLSRMRPIGLSLQMADKSVRTLLGIVEDVELRIDKLRLPADFVVIDMGNSQNVRSILGRPFLATAGAVIDLRQEKLTMEVDGQKVELKASKISHDPP, encoded by the coding sequence ATGCCAAGTTCTCATTACGAGAAATTTGGACTGAGTAGGATGAGGCCCATAGGACTAAGCTTGCAGATGGCGGACAAATCGGTCAGGACACTGTTGGGTATTGTGGAAGATGTTGAGCTTCGAATCGATAAATTGAGGCTTCCAGCAGATTTTGTGGTAATTGATATGGGGAACAGTCAGAATGTTCGTTCCATTTTAGGACGACCATTCTTGGCTACTGCTGGAGCCGTCATTGATTTGAGACAAGAAAAATTGACCATGGAGGTTGATGGTCAAAAGGTAGAACTCAAGGCATCTAAGATATCACATGACCCACCTTGA